The Bartonella birtlesii IBS 325 genome has a window encoding:
- a CDS encoding type IV secretion system protein: protein MSNFSLAPFENISGYILAPLDNVMNSTVSNLSSAISAPLNLASIIFIFLYGYNVMTGRVALSMHSLLNNVVKIIVVTTMATNADTFNIYVKDIFFNDLVNAIGNALNSNSTGSNVFDYILLQATTRYQEVLSKAWFLEKILVGILGSLMILAVIIFCIGGFIVQIFAQVALVMIIGLGPLFISLYLFNATRKFTDAWITTLINFTVLQVLVIMLGTIMCKVILHVLKDSYDSIYYLFPPVVVISIVGAILFRTLPGIASALAAGGPYFTAGVSSGGQIVNMISNSAKSGGNAAKSALSYLSGAKGYAGKAASSAGAAKAAKMGAGGRGGF from the coding sequence ATGTCAAACTTTAGTTTAGCCCCCTTTGAAAACATTTCTGGATATATTTTAGCTCCACTTGATAATGTAATGAACTCGACAGTGAGTAATTTATCTTCTGCTATTTCAGCTCCACTGAATCTCGCTTCGATCATTTTTATCTTTCTGTATGGCTATAATGTTATGACTGGTCGGGTTGCTCTTTCTATGCATAGCCTTCTCAATAACGTTGTTAAAATCATTGTGGTAACAACCATGGCAACCAACGCAGACACATTCAATATCTATGTCAAAGATATTTTCTTCAATGATTTAGTGAACGCTATTGGAAATGCACTCAACAGCAATTCTACTGGTTCTAATGTTTTTGATTACATTTTGTTACAGGCAACTACACGTTATCAAGAAGTCTTATCGAAAGCTTGGTTCCTGGAAAAGATACTTGTCGGCATCCTTGGTTCTTTAATGATTTTAGCTGTTATTATCTTTTGTATAGGTGGTTTTATTGTGCAAATTTTTGCACAGGTTGCACTTGTCATGATTATAGGTCTTGGCCCTCTCTTTATTAGCCTCTATTTGTTCAATGCAACCAGAAAATTCACCGATGCATGGATTACAACATTGATTAACTTTACCGTTTTGCAGGTTCTGGTAATCATGCTTGGAACCATTATGTGCAAAGTTATTCTACACGTTCTCAAAGACTCATATGATTCAATCTATTACCTTTTCCCTCCTGTTGTTGTGATCTCAATCGTAGGAGCGATTCTCTTCCGTACACTTCCTGGCATTGCCTCTGCTCTCGCTGCTGGTGGACCATACTTTACTGCTGGTGTCTCTTCAGGTGGACAAATTGTCAACATGATTAGCAATAGCGCTAAATCTGGTGGAAATGCAGCAAAAAGCGCACTTTCATACCTCTCTGGTGCAAAAGGTTACGCAGGCAAAGCGGCAAGTTCTGCAGGTGCTGCAAAGGCGGCGAAAATGGGAGCTGGAGGTCGTGGTGGATTTTAA
- a CDS encoding virB8 family protein: MKSNEFDEYIKEARSFDIDRMHSMRVRMKVSMALTILFGLMTIALALAVAALAPLKTVEPFVIRIDNSTGIVDTVSALKESPNNYDEAITRYFASKYVRAREGFQTAEAENNFRLISLLSSPEEQNRFARWYAGNNPESPQNIYQNMTVTVAIKSISFLSKDLIQVRYYKTVRELNGKENISHWVSILNFSYINARISTKDRLINPLGFQVSEYRSDPEVIK, translated from the coding sequence GTGAAAAGTAATGAATTTGATGAATATATAAAAGAAGCACGCTCATTCGACATTGATCGCATGCATAGCATGCGTGTACGGATGAAAGTTTCTATGGCTTTGACAATACTTTTTGGCTTAATGACAATTGCTTTAGCCTTGGCTGTAGCAGCATTAGCACCTTTAAAAACTGTAGAGCCTTTTGTTATTCGTATTGATAATTCAACAGGCATTGTTGATACGGTTAGTGCATTAAAGGAATCTCCCAATAACTATGATGAAGCGATAACGCGCTATTTTGCTAGCAAATATGTTCGTGCACGTGAAGGCTTTCAAACCGCAGAGGCAGAAAACAATTTTCGCTTGATCTCTCTTTTATCTTCACCAGAAGAACAAAACCGTTTTGCAAGATGGTATGCAGGCAACAATCCAGAAAGTCCGCAAAATATCTATCAAAACATGACCGTCACGGTTGCAATAAAATCAATTTCCTTCTTAAGCAAAGATCTTATTCAAGTACGTTATTATAAAACGGTCAGAGAACTAAATGGCAAAGAGAATATTTCCCATTGGGTTTCGATCTTAAATTTTTCCTACATTAATGCACGCATTTCAACAAAAGACCGCTTAATCAACCCACTTGGCTTTCAAGTATCGGAATATCGCTCCGATCCAGAGGTGATAAAATGA
- the virB9 gene encoding P-type conjugative transfer protein VirB9 has product MIRFSHIILAFIIAISYHTAFSFAETAPVSARKDNRIRFINYDPYNVTKIIGSIRSSVQLEFADDEEVTYVGIGNSVAWQVAPAGHFVFLKPREVQPVTNLQIVTTRQDATKRSYQFELQVREGDVSAGNETYFLVKFRYPEDEALRRKLAEAEKAAQREKNVVNDVLNIHENFGPRNWAYEAQGSPLIEPTSVYDNGKTTTFTFLGNTEIPAIYLVSRDGQEALVPKSIKGNQVIVHATAAQFTLRRGNDVLCIFNKNFVPAGINPETGTTSPSVQRKVNIGNSHE; this is encoded by the coding sequence ATGATCAGATTCTCTCATATAATCTTAGCATTCATTATCGCGATAAGCTATCATACAGCTTTCTCATTTGCAGAAACTGCGCCTGTGAGTGCACGCAAAGACAATCGCATTAGATTTATCAATTATGACCCATACAATGTCACAAAAATCATTGGTTCTATTCGTTCTTCGGTCCAATTGGAATTTGCCGATGATGAAGAAGTGACTTATGTGGGAATTGGTAATTCTGTTGCTTGGCAAGTTGCACCAGCCGGCCACTTTGTTTTTCTCAAACCGCGCGAAGTTCAACCTGTTACCAATTTACAAATTGTCACAACCCGCCAAGATGCGACAAAACGCTCCTACCAATTTGAACTACAAGTGCGTGAAGGAGATGTTTCAGCAGGTAATGAGACATATTTTTTGGTAAAGTTTCGCTATCCAGAAGATGAAGCCTTGCGTCGAAAATTAGCAGAAGCAGAAAAAGCCGCACAGCGCGAGAAAAATGTTGTTAATGACGTTTTAAATATTCATGAAAATTTTGGACCACGAAATTGGGCTTATGAGGCACAAGGCTCACCCCTCATTGAACCTACTTCTGTCTATGACAACGGTAAAACAACAACATTTACATTTCTAGGCAATACTGAAATCCCTGCTATTTATCTTGTCTCACGTGATGGGCAAGAAGCTCTCGTTCCAAAATCGATTAAAGGAAATCAGGTCATAGTTCATGCTACAGCTGCGCAATTCACTTTGCGCCGTGGCAATGACGTATTGTGTATCTTCAATAAAAATTTTGTGCCTGCAGGGATTAACCCCGAAACCGGTACAACATCCCCATCCGTACAACGTAAAGTGAACATAGGAAACAGCCATGAATAA
- the virB11 gene encoding P-type DNA transfer ATPase VirB11, which yields MNQNLHSLNDETIAIVLTKLEPLSAFLKDDSLFEIVINRPYQVMIEGVKGWETIEAPSLSFHELMGIAKVVASYSKQNISDKNPILSATLPGNERIQIVIPPAVEKDTISMTIRKPSSQSFSLEDLANKDLFSLCEQVSFTPLNDYPSRFNELKNTEYELATAYCNKDFVSFLNQAVKCQKNILIAGKTGSGKTTLSKALIAKIPHDERIITIEDTQELVVSQPNHVSMIYSKDRQGLASVGPKELLESALRMRPDRILLQELRDGTAFYYIRNVNSGHPGSITTVHASTALAAFEQMTLLVKESEGGSDLERDDIRGLLISMIDIIIQCKRIEGKFKVTEIYYDPFKQRNIFGGN from the coding sequence ATGAATCAGAACTTGCACAGCTTGAACGATGAAACCATTGCAATTGTTTTAACAAAACTCGAACCACTCAGTGCTTTTTTAAAAGACGATAGTCTTTTTGAAATTGTTATCAATCGTCCCTATCAAGTGATGATTGAAGGGGTTAAGGGATGGGAAACCATAGAAGCACCATCTCTCTCCTTTCATGAACTTATGGGGATTGCTAAAGTTGTTGCGTCTTATTCTAAGCAAAATATATCGGACAAAAATCCCATATTATCTGCGACTCTTCCAGGAAATGAGCGTATTCAAATTGTCATTCCACCAGCGGTAGAAAAAGATACGATTAGTATGACAATTCGCAAACCCTCCTCGCAAAGTTTTTCTCTTGAAGATCTTGCCAACAAAGATCTCTTTTCCCTGTGTGAACAAGTGTCATTTACACCGTTAAATGATTACCCTTCACGTTTTAACGAGCTCAAAAACACCGAATATGAATTAGCAACTGCCTATTGTAATAAGGATTTTGTCTCCTTTTTAAATCAGGCTGTAAAATGCCAAAAAAATATTTTAATTGCTGGAAAAACCGGTTCTGGCAAAACAACATTATCCAAAGCATTAATCGCCAAAATTCCTCATGATGAGCGTATTATCACCATTGAAGATACGCAAGAATTGGTTGTCTCTCAACCCAATCATGTTTCTATGATTTATTCAAAAGACCGGCAAGGCTTAGCCTCTGTTGGCCCCAAAGAATTGCTTGAATCTGCTTTACGCATGCGCCCTGACCGCATTCTTTTACAAGAACTTCGAGATGGTACAGCTTTTTATTATATCCGCAATGTCAATTCAGGACACCCTGGTTCAATTACCACGGTTCATGCCTCAACAGCTCTTGCTGCCTTTGAACAAATGACTCTTTTGGTCAAAGAAAGTGAGGGAGGAAGCGATTTAGAACGTGATGATATTCGCGGTCTATTGATTTCAATGATTGATATTATCATTCAATGTAAACGGATTGAAGGAAAATTTAAAGTCACGGAAATCTATTATGATCCATTCAAACAACGCAACATCTTTGGTGGTAACTAA